A region of Malaclemys terrapin pileata isolate rMalTer1 chromosome 5, rMalTer1.hap1, whole genome shotgun sequence DNA encodes the following proteins:
- the MRPL35 gene encoding 39S ribosomal protein L35, mitochondrial, producing the protein MAAAAVTRRVSGILRPLNFLVPLAYNSSCNIRLISGLSIQCFNRVQAPLASSVTKPLLSVSDLSCGCPLSIFNSVTPLLPRILQQPVRTLTYYSLRKGKRKSVKSVVYRFLRLHCGLWLRKKAGYKKKLWKKSIPQKRRLREQVFCNKTQSKLLDKMTTSFWKRRNWYVDDPFQKYHDRTNLRL; encoded by the exons GGATTTTAAGACCTCTGAATTTTCTGGTCCCTTTGGCTTACAACAGCTCCTGCAACATCCGTCTTATTTCTGGACTCTCCATACAATGTTTCAACCGGGTGCAGGCACCATTAGCTTCTTCTGTTACGAAACCTCTGCTGTCTGTTAGTGATCTGTCCTGTGGGTGTCCTCTCTCCATCTTTAACAG TGTAACACCCTTACTGCCACGTATCCTTCAGCAGCCAGTGAGGACTCTCACATATTATAGCCTGCGAAAAGGAAAGAGGAAATCTGTAAAATCTGTGGTCTACAGATTTCTCCGACTGCACTGTGGCCTTTGGTTAAGGAAaaaa GCTGGTTACAAGAAAAAATTATGGAAAAAGTCTATTCCCCAGAAAAGACGCTTGAGGGAACAAGTGTTTTGCAATAAAACACAAAGTAAACTCCTTGATAAAATGACCACTTCTTTCTGGAAGAGAAGAAACTGGTACGTTGATGATCCCTTCCAGAAATATCATGATCGCACAAACCTTCGACTATAG